The following are encoded in a window of Thermoanaerobacter ethanolicus JW 200 genomic DNA:
- a CDS encoding pseudouridine-5'-phosphate glycosidase — protein sequence MNKFIDLSKEVKEAMEERKPVVALESTIISHGMPYPENIETAKTLENIVREHGAIPATIAIINGRIKIGLSEEELEFMGTSKEILKASRRDLPVVLAKGLSAATTVSATMICANLAGIKVFVTGGIGGVHRGAEQTFDISADLQELANTDVAVVCAGAKAILDLPRTLEYLETFGVPVVGFKTSEFPAFYTRESGLKVDYKVDDEIEAAKIIKTKWDLGLKGGILIANPIPEEYALDKAYIDKAIEDALYEAEKRKIKGKEITPFLLDKIKDLTQGESLKANIELVKNNTHVGAKIAIELNKLYKEA from the coding sequence ATGAATAAGTTTATTGATTTGTCAAAAGAAGTTAAAGAAGCAATGGAAGAAAGGAAGCCTGTTGTTGCACTTGAGTCCACTATAATATCTCACGGAATGCCTTATCCGGAAAATATTGAGACGGCTAAAACTTTGGAGAATATTGTAAGAGAACATGGAGCTATACCTGCTACAATTGCCATTATAAATGGAAGAATAAAAATTGGTTTAAGCGAAGAAGAACTCGAATTTATGGGAACTTCAAAAGAAATATTAAAAGCTAGCAGAAGGGATTTACCCGTAGTTTTAGCAAAAGGACTTAGTGCAGCGACTACAGTTTCCGCAACAATGATTTGTGCAAATCTTGCAGGCATAAAAGTGTTTGTTACAGGAGGTATAGGAGGTGTCCACAGAGGAGCAGAACAAACATTTGATATATCAGCTGATTTACAAGAACTTGCAAATACAGACGTAGCAGTTGTATGCGCAGGTGCAAAGGCAATACTTGACCTTCCTCGCACTCTTGAATACCTTGAAACCTTTGGGGTTCCTGTGGTAGGGTTTAAAACTTCAGAGTTTCCAGCTTTTTATACAAGAGAAAGCGGACTTAAAGTTGATTATAAAGTTGATGACGAAATAGAGGCTGCAAAAATTATAAAGACAAAATGGGATTTAGGCCTCAAAGGTGGAATTTTAATTGCAAATCCTATTCCAGAAGAATATGCCTTGGATAAAGCTTATATAGATAAAGCTATAGAAGATGCTCTTTATGAGGCAGAAAAGCGAAAAATAAAAGGTAAAGAAATAACACCTTTTTTGTTGGATAAAATAAAAGATTTGACACAAGGTGAAAGTTTAAAAGCTAATATTGAACTTGTCAAAAATAATACCCATGTAGGTGCTAAAATTGCCATTGAATTAAATAAATTGTATAAAGAGGCGTAA
- the tlp gene encoding small acid-soluble spore protein Tlp, which yields MAKENDKYTKPPKPDDRSDNVEKLQQMIHDTIENYREAEDYLKLHAEELSPEEIERIKQKNKNRLTSIQNMREEIIDEVHDNDRK from the coding sequence ATGGCAAAGGAAAATGATAAATACACAAAACCTCCAAAGCCGGATGACCGCTCAGACAATGTAGAGAAATTACAACAGATGATACACGATACTATAGAAAATTATAGAGAAGCAGAAGATTACTTAAAATTACACGCAGAAGAACTTTCTCCTGAAGAAATAGAAAGGATTAAACAGAAAAACAAAAATAGGCTCACAAGTATACAAAACATGAGAGAAGAAATAATAGATGAAGTACACGACAACGACAGAAAGTAG
- a CDS encoding glycoside hydrolase family 1 protein, which produces MAKEYKFPEGFWWGSATSAVQIEGAAYEDGKGMNVWDYWYKKEPNRFFDRVGPDLTSDFYHRYKDDIKLMKELGHNSFRFSISWSRLIPGGVGEVNKKAVEFYNNVIDELIKNDIAPFVTLFHFDMPIEMQNIGGFENRQVVEYFAEYAKTCFELFGDRVKRWITFNEPIVPVLGGYLYNFHYPDIVDFKRALQFAYGTVLASARAIEEFKKLQIEGAKIGIVLNLSPVYPRSSHPADLKAAEIADLFHNRSFLDPSVKGEYPKELIELLKSYNHLPEYLDNDLELIKNNTVEYLGVNYYQPIRVKARENMPNPYGVFTPNWFYDEYIMPGRRMNPYRGWEIYERGIYDIMINLRDNYSNIESFISENGMGVEGEERFTKDGIIQDDYRIEFIKEHLKWLHKAIEEGCNVKGYHLWTFMDNWSFLNAYKNRYGLVSVDLKTQKRTIKKSGYWYKELSENNGFVD; this is translated from the coding sequence ATGGCTAAAGAATATAAATTTCCTGAAGGATTCTGGTGGGGGTCTGCAACGTCAGCAGTACAAATAGAGGGAGCTGCATATGAAGATGGAAAGGGAATGAATGTATGGGATTATTGGTATAAAAAAGAGCCAAATCGCTTTTTCGATAGAGTAGGTCCAGATTTGACATCTGATTTTTACCACAGATACAAAGACGATATAAAACTGATGAAAGAACTTGGACATAACTCTTTTAGATTTTCTATTTCATGGTCGCGATTGATACCTGGTGGTGTTGGTGAAGTCAATAAAAAAGCCGTAGAGTTTTATAACAATGTCATTGATGAGCTTATAAAAAATGATATAGCACCGTTTGTTACGCTATTTCACTTTGACATGCCTATAGAAATGCAAAATATAGGAGGTTTTGAAAATAGACAAGTAGTAGAATATTTTGCTGAATATGCTAAAACATGTTTTGAGTTGTTTGGAGATAGAGTCAAAAGGTGGATTACATTTAATGAACCAATAGTTCCTGTATTAGGTGGGTATTTGTATAATTTCCATTATCCAGATATAGTAGACTTCAAAAGAGCGTTACAATTTGCATATGGCACAGTATTGGCAAGTGCGAGGGCAATAGAGGAATTTAAAAAGTTACAAATAGAAGGAGCTAAAATAGGTATTGTTTTAAACTTAAGCCCTGTATATCCTAGGAGCAGCCATCCAGCGGATTTAAAAGCCGCAGAGATTGCAGATTTATTCCATAATAGAAGTTTTTTAGATCCATCTGTCAAAGGAGAATATCCTAAAGAACTTATTGAACTTTTAAAATCATACAATCATCTGCCAGAGTATTTGGATAACGACTTAGAATTAATTAAAAATAACACTGTGGAATATTTAGGAGTAAATTATTATCAACCAATTAGAGTTAAAGCTAGGGAAAATATGCCAAATCCATATGGAGTATTTACACCTAATTGGTTTTATGATGAGTATATTATGCCAGGAAGAAGAATGAATCCTTATAGAGGATGGGAGATATATGAAAGAGGAATATATGACATAATGATAAATTTAAGAGATAATTATAGCAATATAGAGTCTTTTATTTCGGAAAATGGAATGGGAGTTGAAGGAGAAGAGCGTTTTACAAAAGATGGAATTATCCAAGATGATTACAGGATAGAGTTTATAAAAGAACATCTAAAGTGGCTCCATAAAGCAATTGAAGAAGGATGTAATGTTAAAGGATATCATTTATGGACTTTTATGGACAATTGGTCTTTCTTAAATGCTTATAAAAACCGTTACGGTCTTGTATCTGTCGATCTAAAAACACAAAAAAGAACTATAAAGAAAAGTGGATATTGGTATAAAGAATTGTCCGAAAACAATGGATTTGTTGATTAA
- a CDS encoding 6-phospho-beta-glucosidase: MFKKDLKIAVIGGGSSYTPELIEGFIKRYNELPVKDLYLVDIEEGKEKLEIVGGLAKRMVEKAGIGINIHLTLDRREAIKGADFVVTQFRVGGIDARIRDEKIPLKYDVIGQETTGPGGFAKAQRTIPVILDICRDIEELAPNAWLINFTNPSGVITETVLKHTNVKAIGLCNVPIGMVYGVAQLLNVDPTRIYINFAGLNHLVWGTHVYLDGIEKTDKLIDTYATAKSLTMKNIPELPWDPEFIKSLGMYPCPYHRYYYLTDQMLEEQKREVATVGTRGEVVKKLEQELFELYKDPNLNIKPPQLEKRGGAHYSDAACSLISSIYNDKKDIHVVNVRNNATIADLPDNVVIETNAIIDRNGAHPINIGHVPAKIRGLMQAVKAYEELTIEAGVKGDYYTALQALTIHPLVPSATVAKKILDDILEQNKEYLPQYK, from the coding sequence ATGTTTAAAAAGGATTTGAAAATTGCTGTAATTGGAGGGGGTTCTAGTTATACCCCCGAACTTATCGAGGGCTTTATCAAGAGGTATAATGAACTACCAGTTAAAGACTTATATTTAGTAGATATAGAAGAAGGGAAAGAAAAACTTGAAATTGTTGGTGGCCTTGCAAAAAGGATGGTAGAAAAAGCCGGCATAGGGATAAACATTCATCTGACTCTTGACAGGCGTGAAGCCATAAAAGGTGCAGATTTTGTCGTTACTCAGTTTAGAGTAGGAGGAATAGATGCCAGAATCCGAGATGAAAAAATTCCTCTAAAGTATGATGTTATAGGTCAGGAAACAACTGGACCCGGTGGTTTTGCAAAAGCCCAGAGGACAATACCCGTTATACTGGATATATGCAGAGATATAGAAGAACTTGCGCCGAACGCATGGCTTATTAACTTTACGAATCCTTCAGGAGTTATAACAGAAACGGTTTTAAAACATACAAATGTAAAAGCTATTGGCTTATGCAATGTACCGATAGGCATGGTATATGGTGTTGCGCAACTTTTGAATGTTGATCCAACGAGAATTTATATAAATTTTGCTGGTTTGAATCATTTAGTATGGGGTACTCATGTATATTTAGATGGTATAGAAAAAACTGATAAACTAATTGATACTTATGCTACTGCAAAATCTTTAACAATGAAGAATATTCCTGAATTACCTTGGGATCCTGAATTTATAAAATCACTTGGTATGTATCCTTGTCCATATCACAGATATTATTATTTGACTGACCAAATGCTTGAGGAACAAAAAAGAGAAGTTGCCACAGTAGGTACAAGAGGAGAAGTTGTTAAAAAATTAGAGCAAGAATTATTTGAATTATATAAAGATCCAAATTTAAATATAAAACCGCCGCAATTAGAAAAAAGGGGAGGAGCTCATTATTCTGATGCTGCTTGCTCCCTGATAAGTTCAATATATAATGACAAAAAAGACATACATGTGGTCAATGTGAGAAACAATGCTACAATCGCAGATTTGCCAGATAATGTGGTGATAGAAACAAATGCAATAATAGATAGAAATGGGGCTCATCCGATAAATATTGGACATGTGCCAGCGAAAATAAGGGGTTTAATGCAAGCAGTAAAAGCCTATGAAGAACTTACTATAGAAGCAGGGGTAAAAGGGGACTATTATACAGCTTTACAGGCGTTGACAATTCATCCATTAGTACCTTCTGCGACTGTTGCTAAAAAAATTCTTGATGATATACTTGAGCAAAATAAAGAATATCTGCCACAGTATAAATAG
- a CDS encoding PTS sugar transporter subunit IIC: protein MDTFINFLDRYFMPVAGRLAEQRHLKSIRDGIVATMPLLLIGSFFLIIAFPPIPALEALVKPYVNDLLKIVNATFGIIAMVASFTIAYSLAGTYKIDPVASGVLSLSTFMLSVPLTQDGNIPLSWMGSQGLFVAMIIAIFTVEVQRKFVEKNLIIRMPEGVPPSVGRAFAALIPGAVIITSIWIIHMILIKTIHLTIPEAINKLIAIPLMKLGSTLPAVILAILAIQFLWSVGIHGAALVGGILGPIWLTFTQQNSAAKIAGEKILPNIVCQQFFDIFVYIGGSGTTLALALLLLFATKSEQLKAVGKAAIGPGIFNINEPITFGMPIVMNPVMIVPFILAPISAGLITYIAMALNLVARPYALIPWTTPVLISGFLTTGDWKAIILQIINFAVAGAIYYPFLKLWDNKKYEEEQQLKKEEEKLAETKA from the coding sequence ATGGATACATTTATTAATTTTCTTGACAGATATTTTATGCCTGTAGCAGGTAGACTTGCTGAACAAAGACACTTAAAATCGATTCGTGACGGAATAGTTGCAACAATGCCATTACTTCTCATTGGGTCATTCTTCTTAATTATAGCTTTTCCGCCTATACCTGCTCTTGAAGCCCTTGTTAAACCTTATGTCAATGATTTGTTAAAAATAGTCAATGCAACATTTGGGATAATTGCTATGGTTGCATCTTTTACAATAGCTTATTCACTGGCAGGAACATATAAAATAGATCCTGTAGCTTCTGGAGTATTGAGTTTGTCGACTTTTATGTTGTCAGTACCTTTAACACAAGATGGTAACATTCCTCTGAGTTGGATGGGAAGCCAAGGGTTGTTTGTTGCAATGATCATAGCAATTTTTACAGTAGAAGTCCAAAGGAAATTTGTAGAGAAAAATTTGATTATTCGTATGCCTGAAGGAGTTCCACCCTCTGTCGGTAGGGCTTTTGCGGCATTAATTCCTGGTGCTGTAATTATTACCTCTATTTGGATAATACACATGATACTAATTAAAACAATCCATTTAACAATACCGGAAGCTATTAATAAATTAATTGCTATACCTCTTATGAAGCTGGGTTCTACACTTCCTGCGGTAATACTTGCCATATTAGCAATTCAATTCTTGTGGAGCGTAGGTATTCATGGAGCTGCATTAGTAGGAGGAATTTTGGGACCGATATGGCTTACTTTTACTCAACAAAATTCAGCTGCTAAAATTGCTGGAGAAAAAATCTTGCCTAATATTGTATGTCAACAATTTTTTGATATATTCGTTTATATAGGTGGTTCTGGAACAACTCTTGCGTTGGCTTTGCTCTTACTATTTGCAACAAAATCAGAACAATTAAAAGCAGTAGGTAAGGCTGCTATTGGACCTGGTATATTCAATATAAATGAACCTATAACATTTGGTATGCCAATAGTTATGAATCCAGTCATGATTGTGCCGTTTATATTAGCTCCTATTTCTGCAGGACTTATCACATACATAGCGATGGCGTTGAATTTAGTGGCAAGACCTTATGCTTTAATTCCTTGGACGACTCCTGTATTAATTAGTGGTTTCTTAACAACGGGAGATTGGAAAGCTATTATTTTACAGATTATAAATTTTGCTGTAGCTGGAGCAATTTATTATCCTTTCTTGAAACTATGGGACAATAAGAAATATGAAGAAGAGCAGCAATTGAAAAAAGAAGAAGAAAAATTAGCTGAGACGAAGGCATAA
- the chbG gene encoding chitin disaccharide deacetylase has protein sequence MKYLIVNADDFGLTKGVNKGVVECYKNGILRSTSIMCNMPYANEALQIKELCPDLGFGIHITLDAGKPLSSAGKVNTLIDERGYFKRGFPHSLDDADVDQIRTEIEEQIKKAFSLGVSITHMDSHHHVQSHPKVIDVFIEMAHKYNLPVRSTPLDREIIIKAGLKTVDNFIYNFYDEGVKKENLLSILGSIEEGITEIMSHPAYVDNELMNISSYNTKREIERTILTDKDVLQFILNNNILLVNYSILK, from the coding sequence ATGAAATATCTAATTGTAAATGCTGATGATTTTGGGCTGACAAAAGGAGTTAATAAAGGAGTTGTTGAATGCTATAAAAACGGTATTTTAAGAAGTACTTCTATAATGTGTAATATGCCTTATGCTAATGAAGCTTTACAAATAAAAGAATTATGTCCAGATTTGGGTTTTGGAATACACATAACTCTAGATGCTGGTAAACCGTTGAGTAGTGCTGGAAAAGTAAATACCTTGATAGATGAAAGAGGGTATTTTAAAAGAGGCTTTCCACATTCTTTAGATGATGCTGATGTGGATCAAATCAGAACAGAAATAGAAGAGCAGATTAAAAAAGCTTTTTCTTTAGGGGTTTCTATCACTCATATGGATAGCCATCATCATGTGCAAAGTCATCCCAAGGTAATAGATGTATTTATAGAAATGGCTCACAAATATAACTTACCTGTACGATCTACTCCATTGGATAGGGAAATAATTATTAAAGCTGGTTTAAAAACAGTTGATAATTTTATTTATAATTTCTATGATGAAGGTGTTAAAAAAGAAAATTTATTGTCTATATTAGGTAGTATAGAGGAAGGTATAACAGAAATAATGAGCCATCCAGCGTATGTAGACAACGAATTAATGAATATTTCGTCTTATAATACAAAAAGAGAAATTGAAAGAACAATATTGACTGATAAAGATGTTTTACAATTTATTCTGAATAATAACATTTTATTAGTTAACTATTCGATATTAAAATAA
- a CDS encoding PTS lactose/cellobiose transporter subunit IIA, which produces MDLEQIVFTIISHAGNARSNSFEALKHAREGNFEEAEKWLNKASEELLEAHHVQTDMIHKEAAGEKQEVTLLLVHAEDHLMNAILAKELITEMIDLYKVIYQTKGATFNV; this is translated from the coding sequence ATGGATCTTGAACAAATTGTTTTTACTATCATATCTCATGCAGGGAATGCACGAAGCAATTCTTTTGAAGCATTAAAGCATGCGCGTGAGGGTAATTTTGAGGAGGCCGAAAAGTGGTTAAATAAAGCAAGTGAAGAGCTTTTAGAAGCTCATCACGTTCAAACGGATATGATACACAAAGAAGCGGCGGGAGAAAAACAGGAAGTTACACTTCTTTTAGTACATGCAGAAGACCATCTTATGAATGCAATTCTTGCAAAGGAATTGATAACGGAAATGATTGACTTGTATAAAGTTATTTATCAAACAAAGGGGGCAACTTTTAATGTTTAA
- a CDS encoding sigma 54-interacting transcriptional regulator yields MKRIDKVYNCLKELCNKQLAERGEVVGVSAMEIAHALNIQRTNASSDLNTLFREGKVIKVEGKPVLYKVKELDMVSDESDIVVKDVFDSIIGANLSLKNAVQQAKAAIIYPPNGLHTLLLGETGTGKSMFAEVMYSFAKEIGRIKRNAPFVTFNCADYANNPQLLMSQLFGVKKGAYTGADKDRMGLVEKADGGILFLDEVHRLPPEGQEMLFYLIDKGLYRRLGESETQHKANVLIICATTENIESTLLRTFIRRIPMVIKLPALAERTYEERFELIKNFFREEAAIINTDIMITSNALKALLLYECPNNIGQLKSDIKLSIAKAYLGYMMKRDKGVCVHTEDLPEYVRRGLFRYKESKDEIDKFMTGDIIKFSSDNATPVIQQNNQIFNFYEALEEKRKALEQKGLNESDIKLIMSIDIETYLKKYLLNLDKNNLEELYKVVDKKIVNIVNDFLNYASKRLNRQFSDKTLYGLSMHVASSVERILSGKDIVNHQLENIKKVYEKEFEVANVLRERVQKEFNIKVPDDEVGFVTMFLCLEEETKEKDERVGIIVAMHGEAAATSIAEVSNRLLGDNYVIGYNMPLDQKPEVALNNLTNIVKRADKGRGVLLLVDMGSLVLFGDMIYERTGIPVKTIEMVSTPMVLEAARKAILNASLEEVYDAVVNFSPYVGKIYKDSVKFEDSLKKNVIITACITGEGTAVKLKSILEKNLDLKEKDIHIIPIEIENKREFRRKLLNIKEEKNILAVVSAINPQDDSILYISTSDVFDNDKLSVLKNKIEALSQIEVIDNMKEVIRENIKIDSEKYISSFKRFYAALIREGINLNEEITIGLILHLACVIERILQGKQLIHIKDTQEYIKNYPKEFDIIKKVIRIIEEGCSVKISDEECVNMMKIIYSL; encoded by the coding sequence GTGAAAAGAATTGATAAAGTTTATAATTGTCTAAAGGAATTGTGCAATAAGCAATTGGCTGAAAGAGGAGAAGTAGTGGGAGTTTCAGCTATGGAAATTGCACATGCCCTTAATATACAAAGAACAAATGCTTCCAGCGATTTAAATACCCTTTTTAGAGAAGGAAAAGTTATAAAAGTTGAAGGTAAACCAGTTTTGTATAAGGTTAAAGAACTTGATATGGTTTCTGATGAAAGTGATATAGTAGTGAAAGATGTATTTGACAGCATAATAGGAGCTAATTTAAGCCTTAAAAATGCCGTACAGCAAGCAAAGGCTGCTATAATTTACCCACCTAATGGTCTTCATACGCTTTTGCTTGGGGAGACGGGTACTGGCAAATCCATGTTTGCAGAAGTCATGTATAGTTTCGCAAAAGAAATTGGGAGAATAAAAAGAAACGCTCCTTTTGTGACTTTTAACTGTGCTGACTATGCTAATAATCCGCAACTTTTAATGTCACAACTGTTTGGAGTGAAAAAAGGAGCGTATACAGGTGCCGATAAGGATAGAATGGGCCTTGTTGAAAAAGCAGATGGTGGCATACTTTTTCTTGATGAAGTCCATAGACTTCCTCCAGAAGGACAAGAAATGCTTTTTTACCTGATTGATAAAGGACTTTATAGGAGGCTTGGAGAATCTGAAACACAACATAAAGCAAATGTTTTAATAATATGCGCTACAACAGAGAACATTGAGTCTACTCTTCTTAGGACTTTTATAAGGCGGATACCAATGGTGATTAAATTGCCGGCTTTAGCAGAAAGAACATATGAAGAAAGATTTGAACTTATTAAAAATTTCTTTAGAGAAGAAGCAGCTATTATTAACACTGATATTATGATCACTTCAAATGCTCTAAAAGCTCTTTTGCTTTATGAGTGTCCTAATAATATAGGTCAACTGAAAAGTGATATAAAACTTTCAATTGCAAAAGCTTATCTTGGATACATGATGAAAAGAGATAAAGGAGTATGCGTGCATACTGAAGATTTACCTGAGTATGTTAGAAGAGGATTGTTTAGGTATAAAGAGTCAAAAGATGAGATTGATAAATTTATGACAGGAGATATAATAAAGTTTTCATCCGATAATGCTACTCCTGTTATCCAACAGAATAATCAGATATTCAATTTTTATGAGGCGCTAGAAGAAAAAAGGAAAGCTTTGGAGCAAAAAGGACTTAACGAAAGTGATATAAAACTCATCATGAGTATTGATATAGAAACATATTTGAAAAAGTATCTCTTAAATCTGGATAAAAATAATTTGGAGGAATTATATAAAGTAGTAGATAAAAAGATTGTCAATATAGTAAACGATTTTTTGAATTACGCTAGTAAAAGACTCAATAGACAGTTCAGTGATAAAACCTTATACGGCCTTTCTATGCATGTAGCCAGTTCTGTTGAAAGAATACTAAGTGGCAAAGATATTGTAAATCATCAGCTGGAAAATATAAAGAAGGTGTATGAGAAAGAATTTGAAGTGGCAAATGTTTTGAGAGAAAGGGTCCAAAAAGAGTTTAACATAAAAGTACCTGATGATGAAGTGGGTTTTGTTACAATGTTTTTATGTCTTGAGGAGGAAACAAAAGAAAAAGACGAAAGAGTAGGCATTATTGTTGCAATGCATGGAGAAGCCGCTGCTACTTCCATTGCGGAGGTTTCCAACAGGCTTTTAGGTGATAATTATGTAATTGGTTATAATATGCCACTTGATCAAAAACCAGAAGTTGCGTTAAATAATTTAACTAATATTGTAAAGAGAGCTGACAAAGGAAGAGGCGTATTACTCCTTGTTGACATGGGTTCCCTAGTATTATTTGGTGACATGATATACGAAAGAACAGGAATACCCGTCAAAACAATTGAAATGGTTTCTACTCCTATGGTTTTAGAGGCAGCAAGAAAGGCAATCCTTAACGCATCTTTAGAGGAAGTGTATGATGCAGTTGTCAATTTTAGTCCTTATGTGGGAAAAATCTATAAAGACAGCGTTAAATTTGAAGATTCTCTTAAAAAGAATGTTATCATAACTGCTTGTATAACTGGTGAAGGGACAGCAGTTAAACTTAAATCAATACTTGAAAAAAACCTTGACTTAAAAGAGAAAGATATTCATATTATTCCAATTGAAATTGAAAATAAAAGAGAATTTAGAAGAAAACTACTCAACATCAAAGAAGAAAAAAATATTTTAGCTGTTGTAAGTGCTATAAATCCACAGGATGATTCTATATTGTATATTTCTACATCAGATGTGTTTGATAATGATAAATTATCTGTATTGAAAAATAAAATTGAAGCTCTTTCGCAAATTGAGGTAATTGATAACATGAAGGAGGTCATAAGAGAAAATATAAAGATAGATTCAGAAAAGTATATATCTTCTTTTAAAAGATTTTACGCAGCTTTAATAAGAGAAGGAATAAATTTAAATGAAGAGATTACAATAGGATTAATACTTCATCTTGCTTGTGTAATTGAGCGTATATTACAAGGGAAACAATTAATACACATTAAGGATACACAAGAATACATTAAGAATTATCCAAAAGAGTTTGATATTATAAAAAAAGTTATAAGGATTATCGAAGAAGGATGTAGTGTAAAAATTTCAGACGAAGAATGTGTAAATATGATGAAAATAATCTATTCACTTTAA
- a CDS encoding PTS sugar transporter subunit IIB produces the protein MRILLICGAGMSTSLLVEKMKKEGEKRGMKDLYIFAEAADNLEKVIDDYDVILLGPQIRYKEKYVSELAKEKNKVYRVIPPNIYGMIDGAKTLDLAIEALKNK, from the coding sequence ATGAGGATTCTATTAATCTGTGGTGCAGGAATGTCTACAAGTTTGTTAGTTGAAAAGATGAAAAAAGAGGGAGAAAAAAGAGGGATGAAAGACTTATACATTTTTGCAGAAGCAGCAGATAATTTAGAAAAAGTAATAGATGATTACGATGTTATATTATTAGGTCCTCAAATTAGGTATAAAGAAAAGTATGTTTCAGAACTTGCAAAAGAGAAAAACAAAGTATATAGAGTAATTCCACCAAACATATATGGGATGATAGATGGAGCCAAAACATTGGATTTAGCAATTGAGGCGCTGAAAAACAAATAA